GAATGATAGCCTTCATTGTCTACTTTTTACCCCGAGACAGGAAGTTTAACTATCAATTTGATATTAATAAGCCTTGGAAATACGGCCAATTGATTGCTACATTTAATTTTCCGGTCTATAAAGACAATACAGTCGTAAAGCATGAACAAGACAGCATCCTAGCATCTTTTCAACCCTATTATCTAATCAAAGAAAATATCGAGAAAAAGGCTTTACGCAACTTAAAAAAATATTCAAAAACATTATTAAACAACCGAATAATTCCATCTACCCAATATATTCATCACATACAAAATGAATTACAGGCCATCTATAAAAGAGGAATCATATCTGCTGAAGAAATGATGCGTTTGCATCAAGATAGCACCACTTCTATCATGATAATAAACAATAAAATGGCCCGTTCCATTGCTACAAAAGATTTATATTCTGTAAAAGAGGCTTACGAGAAAATTTTAACTAGCGACACCATCCAATACAACAAAAACATACTACGCAAATGTAACTTAAACGAATACATTTATCCCAACATCTCTTTTGATAAACAACGAACTGCCGCAGCAAAAAAAGAAGCCTTAGATAATTATTCATGGGCCAATGGAGTTGTACAAAGTGGACAGAAGATCGTAGACAGGGGGGAGATAATAAGCCAAGAGACATATAATATTCTTAAATCCCTGCAAAAAGAATCACTTAAAAGAAACCAAGCAATAGGAAAAAAGCAATTAATTATTGGAGGGCAAATCTTATTTATAGGAATCCTCATCTTGTGCTTTATGCTCTACTTGGAACTATTTAGGAAAGATTACTATAAGCACAAAGGCAACCTCCCTCTTCTTTTTTCTCTAGTTACCTTATATTGTATTATCACCTCTATTATGATAAGTAACAATATACTCAGCATTTATATCATACCTTATGCTATGCTGCCAATTATTATCAGGATTTTTCTCGATTCAAGAACCGCTTTTATTACCCATACCATCACTATATTAGCTTGTTCTATTGCATTAAGGTATCCATACGAATTTATTCTATTACAATTAACATCTGGTTTAGTCGCTATTTACAGTCTGCGGGAACTATCGCAGCGTTCACAGCTATTCCGTACTGCTTTTTTAGTAATAATAACCTATATATTAGTTTACTTTGCTTTTGAACTGATCACTGAGAACAGCCTTTCGAACCTTAATGGGAAGACATATTTATACTTTATTATTAATGGTGTTTTTCTCTTATTTACCTACCCGCTTCTTTTTCTATTAGAAAAAATATTCAGCTTCACATCCAATGTTACTTTAGTAGAGCTATCCAACATAAACAACGCTCTACTACGGAAATTATCCGAAACTGTACCAGGTACCTTCCAGCATTCAATGCAAGTTGCCAATCTAGCAGCAGAAGCCGCCATACGCGTTGGGGCAAAAAGCCAATTAGTTCGAACAGGAGCATTATATCATGACATTGGCAAGATGGTAAATCCCGTTTTTTTTACAGAGAACCAAACAGCAAACATAAACCCTCACGAAAAACTTAGCTATGAGCAAAGCGCACAAATCGTGATTAACCATATAAATGATGGAGTGAAGTTAGCAGAAAAGAACAATTTACCGAAAGCCATAAAAGATTTCATAGTAACTCATCATGGAAGAGGGAAAACCAAATTTTTCTATATTTCATGGAAAAACGAACATCCCAATGAAGAGCCTAATGAAGAATTATTCACCTACCCTGGACCCAATCCCTTCTCTAAGGAAACCGCAATTTTAATGATGGCCGATGGGGTAGAAGCTGCATCCAGAAGTTTAAACGAATATACAGAAGAAAGCATCAGCATTCTCGTTGAAAAAATAATAGACAGCCAAGTAGAAGAGGGCTATTTCAGAGAATGTCCAATTACATTCCAAGATATAGCCACGGTGAAAGAGGTATTCAAAGAAAAGCTAAGGACAATTTATCACACAAGAATCAGCTATCCTGAGTTAAAAAAGTAAGCAACCCTTCACAAGCATCCTCTAACAGATCAAGCACGTGATCAAAGCCCTGCGAACCTCCATAGTAAGGATCCGGCACATGATCAGCAGTCGTTTTTCTACAATAATCCGTCATGCGATGTATTTTCTTCCATTCTTCAGGAGAAGGGGCCAAATCACGTAAATCATCGATATTCCGATCATCCATTCCTATAATCATATCAAAATTATAGAAATCGTTCATAGTGACCTGCCTCGATCTATGCGACAAAACATATCCCCTTTTCAGAGCATGCGTTCTCATACGTGAATCAGGAAGCTCTCCTGCATGATAGCCTAAAACTCCAGCAGAATCTATCTCTAGACTTTCAATTCCCCACTTCTGAACAAGTTTTTGCATTATTCCCTCAGCAGCCGGCGAACGGCATATATTTCCCAAACAAACAAATAATATTTTTCGATCCATAAAAGCAATCTATACTGATAAAACTAAAGACATTTATCCTTTACATCGGATCAACATCATAATATATTATTAGCGATCTAAATCTCTCATCACCAATGATTTCGTTTCTTGCCTTAAACAAACATTCACGAATACGATCCATAGAAACATTCGTCTCTACCTTTAAAACAATTTTTCTGATATACAATGTTTGTATACGGGCAACAGGAGGCTTGTCGGGACCAAGAATTCTTGAAGCAAATAACATCCTGAGCTTCTCTCCCATCAAATGTGCTGCGACATCCAGTAAAGTCGAAGTCTTACTTTTCATGTAAACATAAATTAAACGGTAATAAGGCGGATATTGAAATAACTGCCTTTCAGCAAGCTGATTATTTGCCATTTGCTCATAATCATTTGCCATTACTTGTGCAATGATAGGGTGATCCATACTCTTTGTCTGAAGAACGACCTTACCTCTTCCGAACTTTCTTCCTGCCCTACCGGAAACCTGAGCCATTAGCTGAAATGCCCTCTCATAAGAGCGAAAATCCGGATAATTAAGCATTGTATCTGCATTCAATATTCCCACCACATTAACATGATCAAAATCCAAGCCTTTGGAAACCATTTGCGTACCAATAAGTATATCCGTCTTCCCTGTTTCAAAGTCTGCTATAATCTTTTCATAAGCGTTACGAGTACGCGTCGTGTCAACATCCATACGAGCCACAGAAGCTTCGGGAAATAAAGTTTTAACCTCATCTTCAATCTTTTCGGTACCAAAACCACGATGCATCAACTCAACTCCTTCACATGCAGGGCAAGCTTTAGGAAGCTGATAGGTATAGCCACAATAATGACAAGTAAGTTGATTCATTCCCTTATGATAAGTTAGGCTTACATCACAATTTTTACATTTAGGTACCCATCCACAAGTTCTGCACTCTATCATAGGTGCAAACCCCCTTCTGTTTTGAAAGAGAATTATTTGCTCTTTTTTTTCCAAAGCCTGCTTAATAGAAGAAAGAAGAAGAGGAGAAAATGGACCGGACATGCGTTTCTTTCGATGTAACTCCTTAATATCTACCGGTATAATTTCAGGTAACTGAATCTCTTTATAGCGCTCCTTAAGCTCTACTAGCCCATATTTACCAATTGACGCATTATAATAAGACTCTATCGAAGGAGTTGCTGTGCCTAATAACGTTTTAGCACCATACATCGCCGCTAAAACAATCGCCGCATTACGTGCATGATAACGGGGAGCAGGGTCTTGTTGTTTATATGTATTCTCATGTTCTTCGTCTACAATAACAAGACCTAAATTTTTAAATGGAAGGAAGACTGAAGAACGTACTCCTAATATGATATCATAACCATTATCAGTCAATTGCTTCTGCCAAACCTCAACCCTTTCGGCATCCGAAAATTTAGAATGATATATGCCCAAACGCATACCAAAAACTCTACTCAAACGCTCTGTTATTTGAGTGGTTAAAGCTATTTCAGGCAGCAGATACAGCACTTGCTTTCCTCTTTGGATAGCTTCTTCAATAAGATGTATATAGATTTCTGTTTTACCACTAGAGGTGACACCGTGTAACAAGCAAACATTTTTCTGTTTAAAACAAAGCAATAAGCTATCATAAGCTTGCTGCTGATATTCATTCAGTGGATTCAAAGAGAGCGTTTCTCTTTGCACTTTATCTAAGCGACCAATTTCAGATTCATATGTTTCAAACACCTGTTTCTCTATCAAAGCATTACAAACAGAAGCTGATACCAATGACTGTTTCAGAAGATCTTTTTTAGAAACTTCTTTTAAAGTGTTTTCTCCCAAAAAGCCGGAAAGTTCTACATATTTCATCAAAAGAGACAATTGCTTTGGAGCCCGCGATAATTCTTCAAACAGATTTTTTAGGCTCAATTCATTGGCTATTTCAGGGAGCAGACGAATACGAATTTCTGTTTTAGGTTTGTAATTGCGGCGCAACTCCTCTTTCACAAATACCGCACCCTTATCAAGCAATGCTTTCAAGACTCCCAATATATTCTTTATCTTACTCTCTTTCTCGAGCTTAGTAATACTATACTCTCCAGCATTCGAAAGTAAATCAAGTATAAGTTGTTCCTTTTCTGATAATTTCTCTGAGGATTCAAAGTCTGGATTTATTTCAACTAGCGTTTCACTCTCTAGCTTTAACCCCGAAGGTAAAGCTGCCTTGTAAACATCTCCCTGCGTACAGAAATAATAGTTTGAAAGCCACTCCCAAAAAGTAAATTGCTTAGGGAATAATATAGGAGAAGCATCCAAAAGCGCCGAAACCTCCTTCACTTCATATTCGGTAGGAGTACAATAATGCACATTGCAAACGATAGCCGTATAATATTTCTTGCGACCAAACGACACAACAACTCTACAACCCGCCTTCACTTCATCCATTCCCTCATCAGGAAGAGCATAAGTAAAATTGCGAGCAAGGGGTAAAGGCAAAATAACGTCTACATATCTTTTCATCGTAGCGACAAAGGTACAAAAAAAGGTTCTCCATTTTTTTGGAGAACCTTATATTTATATAAAACAGAATGAGCTAAAAAAGATAAGCGACAGAAACCTGCCATACTTTTGTTTTAAAAGATTTTCCATTTAAATCACTCAGCGAACCAGATTCAACACTCGCTTTAGCTGAATCAGTCAATGGCATATTATAGTTTACGCCCAACTGCAGGTGTTTCACAAGTTTCAACCCAACACCTAAATTGAGAGCCACTTCCGATTTCTCATAATCAATAGAACTCTTTACATTATCAACCGTGAATTTTTCATCCGATTTCATGTTAAAAAAGAAGCTAGGACCTGCTGCAAAATAGATACCAGCCATACTGCCAAGTCCCACGGTATATTTCAGATTAAGAGGGATTTCAATACCTTGTTGCTTAAACGTCTTACTAGAAATTCCATTTTCAAAAGAAAATTTCGTTCCCTTTTGAGAGTACATCACCGCACCGTCCACGCCTAATCCAATGATAGGGATAGTAATGTCCAGCATAGGCCCAATAAAAAAGCCTGTATAATTATCAGCATCCCCTTTATTTTTCCATGCATCAGAAAGTGAAGCTGACGCCAAATTCAGACCACCTTTAACTCCAAATTTTATTTGTGCATGCGCAGGCATAGCCATCAATAAGCATGCAATAAGCATAAAAGCACTAACAAATTTTTTCATAAGTTATTACGTTTAAAGAATATTATAGCGCAAATATATATATTTATATTTATAAAGCATCAATAAATTAAACTATTCAACAAGAATAAAGCAAAAGGTTTTCATCTCAAGTTACACCTAAATATCTTTAAACCTGACCAAAAGTATCTTAATCAAGTCTTTACCGAGTGGAAGCGGGAAAGCGATATCTCTATCTGAGAAAATGCTATAACCAAATTCTTTTTGAAAAGAATAAATTAATTTCTCCGGACTCATCTCAAAACATTTTGCAACCTCTTTCAGCGAATAGGTGGCAGTTACTTTTTTCCTAGCCTCAGACAATACGCGCAAATGAATATATCGAGCCAAACGCATGCCCAAAAGTTCATAAAAGGCCTTTCCCAAATATTGTAGCGAGCAATTCATCGCTTCCGAAGTCTTTTTAACAGAAATACCTCCCAAGAGATTCCATTCTATATAGATTAAAGATTCTAATACAAGTTCCTGCTTTGTCATATTTATTTTCATTGATTACAAATTTAACACTTCCTTCAAGAGTTTATACCCTGCCACACTGGCTTTAACTTCGTAGCCATTTTTGAGAGTAATCATCTGTTGCTGCTTTTTATATAGTTCAATACGCAAAACCTGCTTTACATTGATAATACAAGAGCGGTGTATCCGTACAAACTGTTTATCAGGAAGATGAGCCATAAAATATTTCATAGTCTGTTCCTTGAGATATTTCGCTTTCTCGGTAAATATAAGTACATAGTCACCGTCAGCCTGCAAAGCATATATGTCATCCACCAAAATAACTTGGATCTTTTGACCTGATTTAACAGCCAACTGTTCCAAAACAATATCGTCCAAATCGCCCTCCTGAACAACCTCACTGTCATCATTTGACAAGCGCTCTGCATCATCCTCTTTGTGCGAAACGAGATAATCATAAACCCCATAAGCAATTAGGATCAAAACAGCGATAAATAAATGAAGAGGGAATAAAGGCAACAGCAAGACAAATTCCTCTTTCAGCAACAATAAATAAATTACTAACAGATATAATCCGGCCCAAAGAGCTAACACAAAAAGTCCTAAAGTAACATAGTTTAGTATAGTACGTGGAGCCACAATAAGCTCCATATAGTTTTTCTCCGGCAAAAGATTCCATAACCATCCAGTAAAAACGATCAATGCAGAAAAAACAGAGCAGTTAAGTAATAGAGCAGTCGTCGAGACTAGTACCAATGGCTTCATTGCAATCCAGCAACAAGCTGTCAAGAGAAGCCATAAAATAATATAAGTAAATTCTTCCTTTATGTTATGATAAGAGTATGTCGTATTCATTCGTTAATTTCTTAGTTCTCCACTTCCAAGAACTCCGCTAGCGCGAATAATCAAACGTTTTGTTTCATCCGCCTGACCTCTACTTAAGCGTTCATCCTTGAATGTGTACATGATTGATTCTAGTTTAATATCTACTTTCCAATGTTCCGGCACATAAATTTTAATGCTTCCAAATACAGTATTTACATTTATCACTGTTTCGCCATCTGCCAAATCCGTTTTTCTCAAGTCGAGCAACGTATCTCCAAAAACAGTATTTATTTCTCCGCCTTTAAAGATCGGATCTAGAACAATATATTTTCCACTTGAAAAAACACTGTGTCTTTTAAAATATCCTCCAACGTATTCCTTAGCCTCTTCGGAAAAAAAATCTTTCTTGTCATCACAAAAATGAGTGCGACAAAAACGATTAGATTTTCTATGCCGTATATTATAAGGTAACATTAGATAAACAAGAGAAATAATACCACCAGCAACCAACAATGCCGGCCAGTAAGTATTGACAAAATGATCGGCAGATATTGATAAAAGGTCCGGATATATACTAAGGATATGCGGAACTAAGAAAAAGCTACCTAACATAAACCAAATGGCACCTGACCAAAAATGTTGTTTTGAAAATGAAATAATACCTATTACAACCATTAACATGGGCCAAGTGAAAAATATATCTTTATATTCTTGCGAAACAAAACCTAAATTTAGCCCCAAAAGGACAAGACCTACAACGATAAGCAATACTGCAAACAGAGCAGAATGTCTCTGATGGCTATTTCTTCTAACAGTTTTCATATTCATTTTATTTAATTTTCATTTAATTATTGCAAAGATAAGATAATCAAGAGATTAGATACAACAACAAATCGACAAATAGAATCGAAAAACCGATGAACGCAGCAAAGTAGCCGATAAAACAAGAATGAATCAACCTAAAAAAGGCAACGAAAAGAGCTATAACAGCTCAAGGAAAGCGATGATTAAAAACATCCCCATGTTGTCATATACAACATCCCCATCTTATGCACAACAACATGGGGATGTTTTCAGGCATAAGATGGGGATGTTTATAAAGGATTAATAAAGTAATTTAAAATAGGGAAGCTATAAAGGAAGAAAAATGGAAACAAAAACCTGACAACTAAACCTCAAAAAAGATTTAGTTGCCAGGCCATCAAAAAAAGTCTATGTATTCTTAATACTCCTCTTCATTAAAGAAGAAATCCTCTTTACTGGGATAATCGGGCCATATATCTTCTATACTCTCATAGATTTCACCTTCGTCTTCCATCTCTTGAAGATTTTCAATAACTTCAAGAGGAGCGCCCGAACGCATAGCATAATCGATAAGTTCATCCTTGGTAGCAGGCCAGGGAGCATCCTCCAATTTTGATGCTAATTCCAATGTCCAATACATAATTTTAAAGTATTTAAAAGTGAATATTAATGCCTACCTCTATTTTTCGGCAAAAGTATAATAAAATAATTCACTAGCAACGTTTATTCCAAAATATTTCTTCTTTTTTTTCAAGATAATTAATCTTGCGTGATAAGACAAATAAATAATCAGAAAGTCTATTAATGTATGCCAGCAATTCAGTCCCCATTACAAAAGTATCCGCCAAAGCCAAAATACGCCTTTCTGCACGTCGGCAAACAGTACGACAAACATGACAAACAGCAGCCCCTCTAGCGCCTCCCGGCATAACAAACCAACGAAGAGATGGCAACATTTCATCCGCAGCATCAATTTCACTCTCCATCAGATCAATATCTTCTTTAGTAATAATGCTCACATCATGCAAATCTACTTTCTCAACATCTGTAGCTAAATGAGAGCCCACCGCAAAGAGTTTATCTTGTACTACTGCTAGAAAATTCTTATCTCGTTCTTCCAAAAGATATGTCACCAATAAACCCAAATTGGCATTCAGTTCGTCAACCGTTCCATAAGCCTCAAGACGAGCATCCGTTTTTGCAACTCGAGTTCCTCCAATAAGACCTGTTGTTCCCTTATCACCTGTTTTTGTGTATACTAAACTTTTCTTCATGATATTAGCAATTATTCGTAATTTATAATGAACAGCAATAGAAGCCTAAAAGTTGACTAAATAATGTTGTTTTATCTTCTCTCTATCAAAAAAAATCACTCCAAGATCATATAAATCAAAAGTGATTCCTACTCTCGCATCCTCCTGAATGCTACGCCACATTTCTTTCATTTTACTAGAGTAGCATATCCCATGAATTACAAAAACAGATTTCTCAGACACTCGAGATACACAAACATCAAAAACCTCTTTCACGAATTCCGGATCGTTATAATAATGCAGATACAGAAAATCAATGGGTATATCTTTTTCCAAAAAAAGTTCCGACAAATCTGTAGCGGCAGTATAGCTAAATTCCCTTTCATTTGCCTTAAGATATATCGAAGAAGAGGATATGGGACCTACATCAACTATCGCATAAGGATGGAGCCAGTCAATGAGTCTGAGCAAAAACCTTTTCACTCTTAACAATTCGCAAGAATTGCCTCCTTCTCTAGCCAAATTAAATTTTTTCTCTTCCTTCTTCAACTCTTGATATCGTTGAGGGAGAGGCTTTCCATAAACAACCTGCGTAATGAAGTTAAAAGCAAAAGGAGAATGTACGCCATAACCACATCTATGACGAAAACGCTTTATCCAAATGAACGGTCGCTTTAGCATTAAAAGAAAAATCATCATATCATATATCCATTTTGGGGCACAAAGATACATTTTTGGAGCCTGCATCATGATAAAGTAATCTACAAATTTAGTATTCTTCTTCTGAACAGAATATTTTTAAGACAGAAATAACAAAGCATTAAGTTTATGTTAAAAGTGAAAAATCTTCATGAGAAGACCAATATAGTTCGTATATTTGCGAACAACTTGAAAAAAGAATGGAAGAAAACAAAAAAGAATATAGTTTGCAACAAGAGGAAATAGCTCGCTTTGGCAAAGCTTTAGGACATCCTGCACGTATTGCAATATTACACTTCTTAGCATCACAAAGAAGTTGCTATTTTGGTGATATTCATGATGAGCTACCTATTGCCAAAGCAACAGTCTCCCAACACTTAAAAGAATTAAAAGAAGCCGGATTAATACAAGGAGAGATAGAACCTCCCAAAGTCAAATATTGCATAAATGCAACAAACTGGACTCTAGCACAAAAGTTGTTCGCTACTTTCTTCAGAGAATGTGAAGGCACAAAAGAGCAGTGTTGCAAATAAAAAATTTATCAACAATGTTCGTTGTTCGACGAATAACAACGAACAAAATAAAAAACTAAAAAGAAATGGAAATTAAAGTATTAGGAACAGGATGCGCAAGCTGCAAAGCTTTGTACGAAACAGTAAAACAAGCAGTCAACGAACTCGGCATAGAAGCCCAAATCATAAAAGAAGAAGATCTTACCAAAATTATGGATTACAATGTCATGAGACTTCCCGCATTAGTTATAGACGAAAAGGTTGTATCAGCCGGAAAGAAACTCTCTTTGCAGGAAACAAAAACATTAATCAGTAAATAATAAACAGCAGATGAAACAGCTATTATTAATTACGGCGATAGTAATATTCGCCTTTTCATCATGCAACAACAAAAATTCTCAAAGCTCAAAATCAAACCATGCAGACTCTATCCAAAGTGATCGAGTAGAAGTACTTTATTTTCATGGGAAACAGCGTTGCATTACTTGCCGTGCTATAGAGCTTCACACAAAAGAACTCTTAGATAGTTTATATAATAAAGAATTAGGCAACGGCAAGGTTACATTCCGCATCATTGACATTTCAACAAAAAAAGGGGAAGCAATCGCTGATAAATATGAGGTTACGTGGTCATCCCTTTTCATCAATCAATGGCGAGAAGGAAAAGAAATACGAAATAATATGACTGAATTTGCATTTTCAAATGCAAAAGGAAATCCAAAGGAATTCAAAGTGGGATTGGAGAAAGAGATAAATCAATTGTTGAAATAGTTCGCTCATGCAGACAATACAGGCCATCATTGATAGCAGCAACACTCCACTAATAACAGCTTTTCTATTAGGCTTGTTAACAGCAGTGAGCCCTTGTCCGCTAGCGACCAACATCACCGCCGTAGGTTTTATCAGCAAAGACATAGAAAAGAAGCAGACCATATTTAGAAATGGGCTGCTTTATACCCTAGGAAGAATGATAACCTACACAACACTAGGAATCATTCTAATTCCCATATTACGAGAAGGAAGCAGCATGTTTGCCATCCAGAAAATAATCAGTAAATATGGAGAATTAGCAATAGGCCCTTTGCTGGTATTAATTGGTGTTTTCATGCTGTGGGGAGATCGATTAAACCTGCCATCATTGGGCATACAAGGTGAAAACAGGAAAATACAGAGCATAAAAGGTGCGTTAGGAGCACTGCTGCTAGGCATTATATATGCACTTGCTTTCTGCCCCACCAGCGGCGTTTTTTATTTCGGAATGCTTATACCAATGTCTGCAGCAGAAAACGGAGGATACCTACTCCCTCCGGTTTTCGCAATAGCAACCGGACTTCCTGTCATACTAACTGCATGGGTTTTAGCATTTAGCCTCAACAACATCGGCCGATTCTATAATCGAATGAAAACCTTTGAAAAATGGTTTCGCTATGCCGTAGCAACTCTATTTTTTATTATAGGTATCTATTATACCATAATGTATAATTTCTAATTAAATTCCCAAAAACATCATGCAACAAATTGCCGACTGGATAACATATAGCATTTTCGGATTAGTTCCGACAAGTCATTTAGGAATGGCTGTCAACTTCTTCTTCTATGACACCATCAAAATACTATTATTACTATTTACCATTAGTACACTAATGGGAATCGTCAATGCTTATTTCCCTATTGACCGACTAAGAGCTTATCTCTCAACGCATAAGCTCTATGGATTGCAGTATCTTCTCGCATCCTTTTTTG
This is a stretch of genomic DNA from uncultured Bacteroides sp.. It encodes these proteins:
- a CDS encoding aromatic aminobenezylarsenical efflux permease ArsG family transporter: MQTIQAIIDSSNTPLITAFLLGLLTAVSPCPLATNITAVGFISKDIEKKQTIFRNGLLYTLGRMITYTTLGIILIPILREGSSMFAIQKIISKYGELAIGPLLVLIGVFMLWGDRLNLPSLGIQGENRKIQSIKGALGALLLGIIYALAFCPTSGVFYFGMLIPMSAAENGGYLLPPVFAIATGLPVILTAWVLAFSLNNIGRFYNRMKTFEKWFRYAVATLFFIIGIYYTIMYNF